A part of Rhodamnia argentea isolate NSW1041297 chromosome 8, ASM2092103v1, whole genome shotgun sequence genomic DNA contains:
- the LOC115736666 gene encoding DNA-directed RNA polymerase III subunit 1 isoform X3 yields the protein MLWRFQGLSWAFWSCSRILLEEESRRSELEKIRHPKRDALNKAELAKKIVNKCKPGKCARCGYINGTVKKAVGAISYIHDRSKTSDRSLEECKSAISHAKESKGFLSVASNILNPRDVLSLFERMSDEDCELLNVADRPEKFMITTIAVPPIAIRPSVMMEESRSNENDITERLKRIIQVNASLQQELQEIKNLAAWDHLQAEVGLYINSDVRGVPYPFQAAKPLAGFIQRLKGKQGRFRGNLSGKRVEYTGRTVISPDPNLKITEVAIPIQMARILTYPERVNQYNIEKLRQCVRNGPYKYPGARMIRYPDGEMRLLMANFRKRLADELGFGAIVERHLEDGDVVLFNRQPSLHRMSIMCHRARVMPWKTLRFNESVCNPYNADFDGDEMNLHVPQTEEARAEALMLMGVQNNLCTPKNGEILVASTQDFLTSSFLITRKDIFYDRAAFSLICSYLGDSMDLIDLPTPAIIKPIELWTGKQIFSVLLRPNARMRVFVNLTVKEKNYSKPKSASERELETMCPNDGFVYFRNSELISGQLGKATLGNGNKDGLYSVLLRDYNAHAAAACMNRLAKLSARWIGNHGFSIGIDDVQPDNDLNERKRETILNGYSSCDEKIELYNKGKLQLQPGCDAAQTLEAVITDILNQIRNETGQVCMKKLHWRNSPLIMSQCGSKGSPINISQMIACVGQQSVGGRRAPNGFIDRSLPHFPRKSKTPAAKGFVANSFYSGLTATEFFFHTMGGREGLVDTAVKTAETGYMSRRLMKALEDLSIHYDNTVRNASGCIVQFLYGDDCMDPAQMEGKSGFPLNFNRLLMKVKATCRSGEHKYLSAAEITSLIEQKLPENESTSDGGLSDASKAFKKSLKAFLLEEHEKGSKIIFDFGEDATGESCETVNRVAQKIGGITEEQLRAFIDTCISRYHFKRIEAGSAIGAIGAHSIGEPGTQMTLKTFHFAGVASMNVTLGVPRIKEIINGTKKILTPIITAELDRDDNVNIARMVKARIDKTILGQIAKSIKIVMTSRLGSIVITLDMNRIEESQLSIDANTVRESIMQTTKIKPKQLQINVLDVTKLEVVPLVDRGKLHFELHSLKNMLPNVIVKGVKTVERAVVNKGKEKYKDNEGKAKEREKYSLVVEGTGLQEVMGTDGIDGRKSKSNHVIEVQQTLGIEAARRCIIEEIQFIMSNHGMSIDIRHMMLLADVMTFRGEVLGITRFGIQKMDKSVLMLASFEKTSDHLFNASASGKADKIEGVSECIIMGVPMQLGTGILKVIQRDEKPELTYASDPIISSC from the exons ATGCTATGGAGATTTCAAGGATTGTCCTGGGCATTTTGG TCATGTTCGCGAATACTTTTGGAGGAGGAATCACGCAGATCTGAGTTGGAGAAGATAAGACATCCGAAGAGGGATGCTTTAAACAAGGCTGAGCTTGCAAAGAAAATAGTCAATAAGTGTAAACCAGGGAAGTGCGCCCGTTGTGGATACATAAATG GCACAGTGAAAAAAGCCGTTGGTGCTATTAGCTACATTCATGACCGTTCAAAGACTAGTGACAGGAGCCTGGAAGAGTGTAAATCTGCAATTTCCCATGCAAAAGAGTCCAAGGGATTCTTGAGTGTAGCTAGTAATATCCTTAATCCCCGGGAtgttctttctctctttgaaAGGATGTCAGATGAG GATTGTGAATTGCTCAATGTTGCGGACAGGCCGGAGAAATTTATGATAACTACCATAGCTGTGCCACCAATAGCAATTCGTCCTTCAGTCATGATGGAAGAATCGCGGAG TAATGAAAATGACATCACGGAGAGGTTAAAAAGAATTATTCAGGTCAATGCTTCACTTCAGCAAGAACTTCAAGAAATCAAAAATCTG GCTGCCTGGGATCATCTCCAAGCTGAGGTTGGGTTATATATAAACAGTGACGTTCGTGGCGTTCCATACCCTTTCCAAGCAGCCAAGCCACTGGCTGGTTTCATTCAGCGTCTTAAAGGAAAGCAGGGGCGTTTTCGTGGAAATTTATCTGGTAAGCGAGTGGAGTACACTGGAAGGACAGTCATATCACCGGACCCCAATCTGAAGATAACCGAG GTTGCGATCCCCATCCAAATGGCTCGGATCTTGACTTATCCTGAGCGTGTCAACCAATACAATATTGAGAAACTGAGACAATGTGTTCGCAATGGCCCCTACAAGTATCCCGGTGCAAGGATGATTAGATATCCTGATGGTGAAATGAG GCTCTTGATGGCAAATTTCAGAAAGCGCCTTGCTGATGAGTTAGGATTTGGTGCCATAGTCGAGCGCCACTTGGAAGATGGTGATGTTGTTCTTTTCAACAGACAACCAAGCTTGCATCGGATGTCTATCATGTGCCACAGG GCAAGAGTGATGCCATGGAAAACATTGAGATTCAATGAATCTGTTTGCAACCCATATAATGCTGATTTTGATGGAGATGAGATGAATTTGCATGTTCCTCAAACAGAAGAGGCTCGTGCAGAGGCTTTGATGTTGATGGGG GTCCAAAACAATTTATGCACCCccaaaaatggagaaattttGGTTGCTTCAACTCAAGATTTTCTTACATCCTCCTTTCTCATAACAAGGAAGGACATATTCTATGACCGGGCAGCCTTTTCACTCATATGTTCTTACCTGGGAGACAGCATGGATCTCATTGATCTGCCAACGCCAGCAATAATTAAG cCAATAGAACTCTGGACAGGAAAGCAGATATTTAGCGTTTTACTGCGCCCCAATGCACGCATGAGAGTTTTTGTGAATCTGACTGTAAAGGAGAAGAATTACAGCAAGCCTAAAAGTGCGTCAGAGAGGGAACTAGAAACAATGTGTCCTAATGAtggttttgtgtattttcgtAACAGTGAGCTTATATCTGGGCAACTTGGAAAGGCAACTTTAG GTAATGGGAACAAGGATGGTCTTTATTCTGTCCTCCTCAGGGACTACAATGCACATGCCGCTGCTGCTTGTATGAATCGTCTTGCTAAACTGAG TGCCCGGTGGATTGGAAATCATGGGTTTTCCATTGGTATTGATGATGTTCAACCAGATAATGATCTGaatgagaggaagagagagaccaTTTTGAATGGTTATAGTAGTTGTGATGAAAAAATAGAGCTCTATAACAAAGGAAAGCTACAACTCCAACCTGGTTGTGATGCTGCTCAAACATTGGAGGCTGTGATTACTGATATTCTAAATCAAATTCGAAATGAGACTGGGCAG GTGTGCATGAAGAAACTCCATTGGAGAAATAGTCCCTTGATCATGTCACAATGTGGTTCAAAAGGATCTCCCATCAATATTAGCCAAATGATTGCATGTGTGGGTCAGCAGTCGGTTGGGGGTCGTCGTGCACCTAATGGATTCATTGATCGGAGTCTTCCTCATTTTCCAAGGAAATCGAAAACACCTGCA GCTAAAGGTTTTGTTGCCAATTCATTTTACAGCGGTTTGACAGCTActgaatttttctttcataCAATGGGAGGACGGGAAGGCCTGGTTGATACGGCG GTGAAAACAGCTGAGACTGGGTACATGTCTCGTAGACTTATGAAGGCTTTGGAAGACTTGTCTATTCATTATGACAACACAGTAAGAAATGCAAGTGGATGCATTGTTCAATTTCTTTATGGTGATGATTGCATGGATCCTGCACAAATGGAAGGAAAGAGTGGGTTCCCTTTGAATTTCAACAGATTATTGATGAAAGTGAAG GCAACATGCCGTTCAGGAGAACATAAGTATTTATCTGCTGCGGAAATAACTTCATTGATAGAACAAAAGCTACCAGAAAATGAAAGTACTTCTGATGGGGGCCTCTCAGATGCTTCCAAAGCCTTCAAGAAATCCCTTAAAGCCTTCCTACTTGAAGAACATGAGAAAggatcaaaaatcatttttgactTTGGTGAAGATGCAACAGGGGAAAGCTGTGAGACTGTCAATCGGGTTGCCCAGAAAATTGGTGGAATTACTGAAGAACAGCTAAGG GCCTTTATAGACACCTGCATCTCTCGTTATCATTTCAAAAGAATTGAAGCTGGAAGTGCAATTGGAGCAATTGGGGCTCACAGTATTGGAGAACCAGGGACACAGATGACACTCAAAACGTTCCATTTTGCTGGTGTTGCCAGCATGA ATGTAACACTTGGAGTTCCTCGTATTAAGGAGATCATAAATGGAACCAAGAAAATACTCACACCCATCATCACTGCAGAGCTTGATCGTGATGATAATGTGAATATTGCTAGGATGGTAAAGGCTAGGATCGATAAGACCATTTTAGGCCAG attgCAAAGAGCATAAAGATTGTTATGACTTCAAGATTAGGGTCAATAGTCATCACTCTGGACATGAATAGAATTGAAGAATCACAGTTAAGTATAGATGCTAATACTGTGAGGGAGTCAATTATGCAGACTACGAAAATTAAACCGAAGCAGCTG CAAATAAATGTTTTGGATGTTACGAAATTGGAAGTCGTTCCTCTGGTTGATAGAGGTAAACTTCATTTTGAGCTCCATTCCCTCAAGAATATGCTTCCAAATGTCATAGTGAAG GGAGTCAAGACAGTAGAGCGTGCCGTGGTAaacaaagggaaagaaaaatataaggaCAATGAAGGGAAGgcgaaagagagggagaagtaCAGTCTGGTAGTGGAAGG CACAGGTCTGCAAGAAGTCATGGGCACCGACGGTATTGATGGTCGGAAAAGTAAAAGTAATCATGTCATTGAGGTACAGCAGACGCTTGGAATTGAAGCTGCTAGAAGGTGCATTATAGAGGAGATACAGTTTATTATGTCGAATCATGGCATGAGCATAGACATACGCCATATGATGCTTTTGGCAGATGTTATGACTTTCCGG GGGGAAGTTCTTGGCATTACAAGGTTTGGCATACAGAAAATGGACAAAAGTGTTTTGATGTTGGCTTCATTTGAGAAAACATCTGATCACCTCTTCAACGCTTCTGCAAGTGGTAAGGCTGACAAAATTGAAGGTGTCAGTGAATGCATCATCATGGGGGTACCAATGCAATTGGGCACAGGAATTCTGAAAGTGATCCAAAG GGATGAAAAACCAGAACTGACGTATGCATCGGATCCAATCATATCAAGTTGCTGA